Sequence from the Pontibacter pudoricolor genome:
CTCCTGCAGTTTGTATGCTTTCAGCTTATTTATCAAACCAATGCCACGACCTTCCTGGTTCATGTAAACTATAACGCCTTTGCCTTCACGCTCTATCATGCGCATGGCTTCGTGCAGCTGTGGTCCGCAATCGCAACGGCACGACCCAAAAATATCGCCGGTTACGCAGGATGAGTGCACCCGTACCATTACCGGTTCGCCTTCTTCCCAGGTGCCTTTTACCAGTGCCAGGTGTTTGGCGCCGTTGCTGCGCTGAGTAAACGCATACAGGTCAAAATCACCATAATCGGTTGGCAGCTGCACAGCAATTTCACGCTCAATCAGGCTTTCCTTTTTCAGTCGATACGCGATCAGGTCTTTAATAGAAACCAGCTTCAGGTTAAAACGCTTGGCTACGTGTACCAGGTCCGGCAGGCGGGCCATGGTACCATCTTCGTTCATGATCTCGATCAGCACACCGGCAGGGGCAAGTCCGGCTAAACGGGCAAGGTCAACTGCTGCTTCGGTATGGCCGGCACGGCGCAATACGCCTTCTTTCTTTGCTTTAAGCGGGAAAATGTGGCCAGGCTTGCCAAGCGAGTGCGGATCAGTGTTTGGATCTACAAGCGCTTGTATGGTTTTTGCTCTGTCTGATGCGGAGATACCGGTCGTACATCCATGCCCGATCAGATCTACTGATACGGTAAATGGTGTAGCATGCAGGGCTGTGTTACGGCCTACCATCAGTTCCAGGCCAAGTTCTTCGCAGCGCTCTTCGGTAAGAGGCGCACAGATCAGGCCGCGGCCATGTGTAGCCATAAAGTTAATGATCTCGGGCGTTACCATCTCGGCAGCGCAGATAAAATCGCCTTCGTTCTCGCGGTCGTCATCGTCCACCACAATAATAACTTTACCCTGGCGGATATCCTCGATAGCATCCTCTATCGGATCGAGTTTTATAGTTTCAGTGTTTGTATTCTCCATAAAATATTTTGCGGGATAAAGCACAGTGTTAACTGCCTCTCTCCCTGCTTTTTGAAAACTTGTTGCTTCTACTTATCATAACTATAAAATCGGGGCATTGTTCAAAAGCAATACACCCCAAACTATAGCTATCCAGGCAGATATTCGGAAAACTGAACAAAGGTAGAAAGTAAAAGACCTTCTCTAAAGGAAAGATGCTAATTTTTATAGTTGAGCGGGAGATTGTATAGTTACAGTAACTATAGCAGGTGCGATTTATAGTTTGAACTATAGTTTGCCGGTTCACAACGGGTGCTCATTCGGATTTATAATATGGATTAGCAGAGTTATTTTAGGTATTCCAACAATAACATCAATCCAATCAGTACAAAGGCAATACCTCCAACATATCCTTTCAGGTGCATTATATAGCTAACAGACCAATTAGGCTTACGCCTTTTCTCATCCTTATAAGTTATATAAAGGGTTAAGAAACCAATTAGAAAAGAAATGAGAGCGTAAACTATAGACATGAAGATATAAACCTCTTTCCCAGCACTAATTTTACCTGTTCACAACTATACCAAGCAGGTCGCCGAGCTGTTTATAGTAGGAGCTTAAGTTCATGATCAGTTTCAGTACTCTGTCCACTTCCGTAGGGTCGGTCACAAGGCGCAGCTTTTCGCTTTCCTGCTTCAGCAGCAGTTCGGCATTTCTGCGTTTCAGGCGCATTACGGCTCTTTCGGCACCGTATGGCAGCAGGTCGGTTTCGCGGGGCACAAAAACCTGGTGCGTTTCCCAGTTAGGGCTAAGCTCGTAAGGCTCTGCTAACAGCGAAATAGATTCAGTCCTGATCTCTTCCTTCGGGAAAGTAATAAAATCATTGGCTGTCGGAAGTACGCCGCTGTTAAGTTTATCCTTTACAAAATCGATGATCTGAATATAAAGCGGCGTTACAAACTCAATGTCATCGAGCTGTTCCAGCATGTACTGGCTGGTGGTGATGCCGTCTTCCAGTTCCTGATCGGGGTAATGCAGGATCATACGCACAATTTCGCGCTCGTAACGTTTGGTCACTTCCAACTCCGGCACTTCCTTTTCAGGTTCCGGAACTATAGGTTGTGGCGTGTATGCTTCGAAGTTGCCAGCTTTCTGTTGCTGCTGGCGCTCCTGCAGGTGCATTTTATTGTACTCCGATATCAGTACCTGCTCATCAATATCGAAAATAAGGCTGGTGCTCTGAAAGAAAACCGAGCGCTTAATAGAATCCGGAATTTTAGAGATACTGGTTACGATCTCGCGAATCGCTTCAGCTTTCTTTACCGGATTCCCCTTGGATTCTTCGGCATACAGGCTCGACTTGTAAGAGATAAAATCCTGGGCATGCTGCTTTACATAGGCCTTAAAGGCTGTGTCGCCTACTTTCTGAATGTAGGAATCCGGGTCTTCGCCTTCAGGGAATGTAACAACCTGCACGTTCAGTCCCTGTTCCAGGATCAAATCAATACCACGCAACGACGCTTTTATACCCGCTGCATCGCCATCATACAAAACGGTAATGTTATGCGTATAGCGCGCAATCAGCTTTATCTGCCCTTCGGTAAGCGACGTACCCGACGACGAAACCACATTCTCGATGCCGCCCTGGTGCAACGAGATCACATCCAGGTAACCTTCCACCAGGAAACACATGTCCTGCATGCGCATCGCCTGCTTTGCCTGGAACAAACCGTAAAGCACATTGCTCTTGTGGTAAATTTCAGACTCCGGCGAGTTCAGGTATTTCGGGCTCTTTTTGTCGTTTGATTTAAGCGTACGTGCGCCAAAGCCCACTACCCTACCCGACACGTTATGGATCGGGAACATGACACGCGCCCGGAACCTGTCGTAACGCTTATCTTCTTTAACTATAGTTAGGCCGGTAGCCTCTAAATAGTGTTGTTTGTACCCTTCTTTTAAAGCTGCATCGGTCAGGTCGCTCCACGCTTCTACACTATAGCCCAGCTCAAACTTTTTTATAGTTGCCGCACTCATACCCCGTTGCTTCAGGTACGATTGGCCTATACTTCCTTCCTCGTGGTTAAATAAGTTGTGCTGAAAATGCTTGTTGGCGAAATCCGAAACTATAAATAAGCTGTCGCGCTCGCTTTGCTCCTGGCTGTATTCGTTCGTTTCTTCTTCCGGAACTTCTATGCCGTATTTTTTGGCAAGATGCTTCAGGGCCTCGGGGAAGCTGGCGCCTTCCACATCCATAATAAACTGTACCGAGTTACCCGCTTTGCCGCAACCAAAGCATTTGTAAATGCCTTTAGCCGGTGATACAGAGAAAGATGGAGATTTTTCGTGGTGAAAAGGACAACAGGCCCACATGTTCTGCCCTTTTTTCTTCAGAGAAACGTAATCGCCCACCACCTCCACTATATCAGCCTGGAGAATTATCTGGTCAACGGTTTCTTTTGGAATAAGGGACATGCTACTACACTTTTGCGGGATGACAAAGATAACAGATACTTCGAATTTCGAACGAGCTGTTGCGTGAATTTAAATTTGCCGGAACTATAGTTCAACGCAAAAAGCAGGCAGCTCAAACCTTATCGGCTTTAACTTGTAGTTACTTAAACTATGGAACCAACTTTCAACCTCCGTAATTGAGTTGTTCGCTGGACTTAGGATAGTTGCGGGATCGTGCTTAAACCTGAGCTTTTCTGTTTCAAAACTGACAAACATCATCGCTACATCGATCTGCATCTGTTGTATTTTGTTTGTATCTTTGCAGCAGAATTGAGCGCAAGCTTCACATTACAACTATGGCTATTACAAAAAAAGATATACTAAAAGCCCTCAGCTATGTAGAGGAACCCGATCTTGGCAAAGACCTGGTTACGCTGAACATGATTGAGGATGTACAGGTAGATGGCAAAAATGTAAGCTTTACTGTTATACTTACTACTCCAGCCTGCCCGCTTAAAGACATGATCCGTAACGCCTGCGTGCGCGCCATCCATACGATGGTGGACAAAGATGCAGAAGTTACCGTGAACATGACCTCGCGCGTTACCACTGCCCGTACTGATAATGCTGCTGTTGTAGGCGGCGTTAAAAATATTATTGCCATTGCATCCGGTAAAGGTGGCGTAGGTAAATCTACGGTTACATCTAACCTGGCAATTGCCCTTGCCGAAACCGGTGCACGTGTTGGTTTGATTGATGCAGACATTTTCGGACCGTCTATGCCAACGATGTTTGGTGTGGAAGAAGAGCGTCCGCGCATGATACAGGGCGATCACGGCAAGAACTATATTGTTCCGATTGAAAAGTACGGCGTTAAAATGATGTCGATCGGCTTTTTAACTCCTGCCGATGGCGCTGTTATCTGGCGTGGCCCGATGGCGAGCTCTGCTTTAAAGCAATTCATTTCGGACGTAGACTGGGGTGACCTGGATTACCTTTTGATTGACCTTCCGCCTGGAACTTCTGACATCCACTTAACCATGGTGCAGGCCTTGCCGGTAACAGGGGCAGTTATAGTTACTACTCCGCAAAAAGTAGCCCTGGCCGATGCCATGAAAGGCTTACAAATGTTCCGTCAGCCGCAGATCAACGTTCCTGTGTTGGGCGTAGTAGAAAATATGGCGTACTTTACACCTGCCGAGCTTCCTGAAAATAAATATTATATTTTTGGCGAAGGTGGCGGTAAAGCGCTGGCAGACAAGTATGAAGTGCCACTTTTAGGCCAGATTCCGCTTGTGCAGAGTATCCGTGAAAATGGTGATGCCGGAACTCCGGTAGTTTTACAGAACGATTCTCCGGCTTCCGGTGTTTTCAGAGAGTTAGCCCAGGCTGTGGCGCAACAGGTGTCTGTTCGCAACGCAACTATAGGCAAAACGCAACCCGTAGAAATTAAAAGCTAACAAAATATGGCAGCTATTAACATAGATCAAGATTTCCTGAACCGTATAGAAGGTGCCCTGGACCAAATCAGGCCGTACCTGGAGGCAGATGGCGGCAACGTGAAAGTGCTGGAAGTAACCGAAGACATGGTGCTGAAGCTGGAATTGCTTGGCGCCTGCGGCTCCTGCCCTATGTCTACCATGACGCTGAAAGCAGGTGTAGAGCAATCTGTGTTAAGAGCCATCCCCGAAATTAAATCCGTAGAAGCCATTAACCTGACTCCTATAAACGGATAATAAGAACGTTGTTTATACTTTAAACAGCCCTGATTTCTTCGGAAGTCAGGGCTGTTTTTTTGTTCGGTGACTAATGGAATTTGCTTGATTAATAGGGAATGTAGAGACGCAATACTTTGCGTCTCCGCTATGAAACTATAGGTTTGAATAGGGGCAGGTTTGGGGGATTGCAATAGCTTTGGCTATAGTTAGTTTGTTGCAGTTCCACCTCTTCCCAGCCTTCCCCTTTTATCGAGGGCCCCCTACCCCCCAAAACAGGAGAGGGAGTTTTGTAAAAGTTATAGCTCTATAGTTCGTATTGCTGGCGCGAGTGTCCTCGCTCGTGACTTGGAATGGTGTGGAGTCTCTGACTCAGCTGGCCCGGCAGGGACAAGGAATTGTCTGAACCGGGATTAAGTGAGATTTAATGGATTTTCAGGATTAGGCTACTGCTTTAGTTGATGTTTTCGTTTTATAGTTACTGTTTTAACCCACCCCTGCCTCCTCCTAACAACAGGGGAAGGGGTTTTCCATCTGTCGCTATAGTTTAGGTTGTAGTCTTATAGTTGGGGTTTCAACCCACCCCTACCCCTCCCAGGAGGGGAATTCCGGTTGTTGCTATAGTCTAGCTATCGTTCTATAGTTTCCATTTGTCATCCCCCTGCCCCCTTCAAAGGGCGACTTTTCCGCTACTGCTTGCCCAACTGTCATTTCGACGAAAGGAGAAATCTGAATTAGCTATAGTTACAGCCTAAGATCGGACAGGTCGCGACCTGTCCCTACGAAACTATAACCACGATAAAGCGATACAACTATAGCTTCCCCTTTAAGCTATAGAGTTACTATCGAACTGATCTCAGTCTTTGGGTTGAGCACCTTGTAGATTTCCGGTGCCGCTAGGCATTTCGAGGTACGAGAAAAGGAAATGTACACCGTGCGATGCCCGAAGACGGGGCCTCCCGGCCGTGAGGGCACCAAAGCTAACTATAGAACAGTAGGTAAGTAGAGCTCCCAGGATTAAAGAAGGCTATGAAAGAAAAGGCCTGGTTCAAAGAGTAATCTATCAAACTATAGAACTCAGATTTCTCACTCTGTTCGAAATGACAAAAGCAGAACTATAGGACACGTAAGATCACTTACAACATTGCTGGTTCTTTTCGACTCGCGTCTCAAGAATGCCCGAAATAAGAAAGAATCATTTATAGGACGTATAGGATCCTAGTGATTCCTCAGTCAGGCAAAAACAAAAACCACTTCCCTCACTTTAAAACACTATAACAACTATAAATCAACCATCTGACCAGCTTACAGCGACCAACAATTCAACAATCGCCTTTCCCTTCCGTATCAAAATAACTATATTTGCCTATATTCTGACGATACAGCACTATGTTAAAAGCCAACGACCCATCCCTGCATTCCTGGATAGAAATAGCGCCAAACAGCGACTTCCCGATTCAGAACCTCCCATTCGGAATTTTTGAAACCGACGACAGAGACCCGCGTGTAGGCGTTGCCATCGGCGACTATGTCTTTGATTTACTGGCGGTGGCACGGCTTAACTTTTTCGAGCTGATCGACATTGACCCGAATATATTCCACAGGCCTTACCTGAACGATTTTATCGCCTTAGGCAAACCAACCTGGCGGGCGGTACGCAACCGTGTGTCTGCACTGCTCCGCAACGACAACGATGAAATAAGCGGCAGCAGCGAACTGATTGACAAGTGCCTGGTAAAGCAGAGCGATGTGCGCATGCTGATGCCTGTTAAAGTTGGAAACTATACCGATTTTTATTCCAGCATTGAGCATGCTACCAACGTAGGCACCATGTTCCGCGACCCTAAAAATGCGCTGTTGCCCAACTGGAAGCACATCCCGATCGGTTATCATGGCCGCGCCTCCTCTATAGTTGTTTCCGGCACCAACATCCGAAGGCCTAATGGCCAGACCAAAGCTCCGGATGCTGAGCTACCAACTTTTGGCCCTACCCGCCTCCTGGACTTTGAACTGGAAGTGGCTTTTATTACCGGCAAAGAAACCAAGTTAGGTGAAACTATAACGCCAAACGAAGCGGACAACTATATTTTCGGACTGGTGCTGTTCAACGACTGGTCGGCAAGAGATATGCAGACCTGGGAATATGTGCCGCTGGGCCCGTTCCTGGCAAAAAGTTTCGCCTCATCTATCTCGCCGTGGGTAGTTACGTTGGATGCACTGGAGCCCTTTAAAGTAAAAGGACCGGTGCAGGACCCAAAACCTCTTCCTTACCTCGAGTTTACAGGCAACCACAACTACGACATTAACCTGGAAGTGCTGATCAAGCCGGAAGGCGGACAGGAAACCAGCATTTGCCACTCGAACTATAAATACATGTACTGGAACAAGAACCAGCAGCTGGCACACCAGAGCAGCAACGGCTGCAACCTGCAGGTAGGCGACATGTATGCATCCGGAACTATAAGCGGCCATGACAAAGGCTCTTACGGATCTATGCTGGAGCTTACCTGGCGCGGAACCCAACCTATAAAATTAGCAGATGGCACCGAGCGTAAATTTATAAACGACTACGACACTGTAATTATGCGCGGCTTTGGTGAGAAAAATGGAATCCGAATTGGTTTCGGGGAAGTGAGAGGGAAGATTCTGCCTGCCCTTTAAAAGATAATTTAAAAGAGAACCTCTAAACTATAAAACCACTGCTGTGCCGGTGGTTTTATAGTTTAGAAGCAGCCGTTGCCGGCCTACCGGATTAGCCGTATATTTGAAAAGCCTGGCCCTCCGGGGCTACATCACAAACTATAGTTATACTTTGCAATTACATGTCATACAAAACCATAGATCCGCAGGACGTTAAAACCGCTGAAGTGCATGCCTTGTTGCTTGGCGCCATTGCTCCACGCCCCATTGCATTTGCCAGCACCACAGACCTGGAAGGGAACGTAAACCTTAGCCCGTTCAGCTTTTTTAATGTGTTCAGTGCAAAGCCGCCTATCCTTGTTTTCTCGCCTGCCCGCCGCGTGCGCGATAACACCAGCAAGCATACACTGGAGAATGTGATGGCTACAAAAGAAGTGGTAATCAACATTGCCAACTATAGCATTGTAGAGCAGATGTCGCTGGCCAGTACGGAGTATGACCGTGGCATAAACGAATTTGTAAAGTCGGGTTTAACGCCGGAAGCATCTGTATTAATT
This genomic interval carries:
- a CDS encoding bifunctional 3,4-dihydroxy-2-butanone-4-phosphate synthase/GTP cyclohydrolase II, with the protein product MENTNTETIKLDPIEDAIEDIRQGKVIIVVDDDDRENEGDFICAAEMVTPEIINFMATHGRGLICAPLTEERCEELGLELMVGRNTALHATPFTVSVDLIGHGCTTGISASDRAKTIQALVDPNTDPHSLGKPGHIFPLKAKKEGVLRRAGHTEAAVDLARLAGLAPAGVLIEIMNEDGTMARLPDLVHVAKRFNLKLVSIKDLIAYRLKKESLIEREIAVQLPTDYGDFDLYAFTQRSNGAKHLALVKGTWEEGEPVMVRVHSSCVTGDIFGSCRCDCGPQLHEAMRMIEREGKGVIVYMNQEGRGIGLINKLKAYKLQEQGRDTVEANLELGFGMDERDYGVGAQILRDLGVTKMMLISNNPKKRTGLIGYGLEVVSNVPIEIAPNKHNQKYLTTKRDKLGHEILGSAIINR
- the dnaG gene encoding DNA primase translates to MSLIPKETVDQIILQADIVEVVGDYVSLKKKGQNMWACCPFHHEKSPSFSVSPAKGIYKCFGCGKAGNSVQFIMDVEGASFPEALKHLAKKYGIEVPEEETNEYSQEQSERDSLFIVSDFANKHFQHNLFNHEEGSIGQSYLKQRGMSAATIKKFELGYSVEAWSDLTDAALKEGYKQHYLEATGLTIVKEDKRYDRFRARVMFPIHNVSGRVVGFGARTLKSNDKKSPKYLNSPESEIYHKSNVLYGLFQAKQAMRMQDMCFLVEGYLDVISLHQGGIENVVSSSGTSLTEGQIKLIARYTHNITVLYDGDAAGIKASLRGIDLILEQGLNVQVVTFPEGEDPDSYIQKVGDTAFKAYVKQHAQDFISYKSSLYAEESKGNPVKKAEAIREIVTSISKIPDSIKRSVFFQSTSLIFDIDEQVLISEYNKMHLQERQQQQKAGNFEAYTPQPIVPEPEKEVPELEVTKRYEREIVRMILHYPDQELEDGITTSQYMLEQLDDIEFVTPLYIQIIDFVKDKLNSGVLPTANDFITFPKEEIRTESISLLAEPYELSPNWETHQVFVPRETDLLPYGAERAVMRLKRRNAELLLKQESEKLRLVTDPTEVDRVLKLIMNLSSYYKQLGDLLGIVVNR
- a CDS encoding Mrp/NBP35 family ATP-binding protein; this translates as MAITKKDILKALSYVEEPDLGKDLVTLNMIEDVQVDGKNVSFTVILTTPACPLKDMIRNACVRAIHTMVDKDAEVTVNMTSRVTTARTDNAAVVGGVKNIIAIASGKGGVGKSTVTSNLAIALAETGARVGLIDADIFGPSMPTMFGVEEERPRMIQGDHGKNYIVPIEKYGVKMMSIGFLTPADGAVIWRGPMASSALKQFISDVDWGDLDYLLIDLPPGTSDIHLTMVQALPVTGAVIVTTPQKVALADAMKGLQMFRQPQINVPVLGVVENMAYFTPAELPENKYYIFGEGGGKALADKYEVPLLGQIPLVQSIRENGDAGTPVVLQNDSPASGVFRELAQAVAQQVSVRNATIGKTQPVEIKS
- a CDS encoding NifU family protein, which gives rise to MAAINIDQDFLNRIEGALDQIRPYLEADGGNVKVLEVTEDMVLKLELLGACGSCPMSTMTLKAGVEQSVLRAIPEIKSVEAINLTPING
- the fahA gene encoding fumarylacetoacetase, which codes for MLKANDPSLHSWIEIAPNSDFPIQNLPFGIFETDDRDPRVGVAIGDYVFDLLAVARLNFFELIDIDPNIFHRPYLNDFIALGKPTWRAVRNRVSALLRNDNDEISGSSELIDKCLVKQSDVRMLMPVKVGNYTDFYSSIEHATNVGTMFRDPKNALLPNWKHIPIGYHGRASSIVVSGTNIRRPNGQTKAPDAELPTFGPTRLLDFELEVAFITGKETKLGETITPNEADNYIFGLVLFNDWSARDMQTWEYVPLGPFLAKSFASSISPWVVTLDALEPFKVKGPVQDPKPLPYLEFTGNHNYDINLEVLIKPEGGQETSICHSNYKYMYWNKNQQLAHQSSNGCNLQVGDMYASGTISGHDKGSYGSMLELTWRGTQPIKLADGTERKFINDYDTVIMRGFGEKNGIRIGFGEVRGKILPAL